Proteins found in one Sorghum bicolor cultivar BTx623 chromosome 1, Sorghum_bicolor_NCBIv3, whole genome shotgun sequence genomic segment:
- the LOC8062845 gene encoding uncharacterized protein LOC8062845, translated as MWRRGAHADAAHHLPTAGPGASSSSSSATAAAARRRRRPGLPCRPSHLFFALLVALFTASLLVVWQLLPIGDGGAAEGEGEDGEAPPLSRLEGGQAGAMRFSSSSLVLRAFDGESRLEAARSERRRWAILAPVRVALAVGNMNIDAQSLMLATVAKSLVSLGYEVEVLAFTDGKARDIWENICPVNIVNVGTLKSVDWSKYNAVLLSSLEGKRVVSILMQEPFRLLPVVWLIHEDTLGQRLRNYAELHDSIPNIIEDWRAHFNACAYVVFPDSYLPFLYSPLDSGNFLVISGSPVDIWAAKRFGSSHSEETIRKQHGIGKDDVVILVIGSYLFFDDLPWDYVTVMRASAPQILDIAKTKKLKVQFIFFCGNGSDAYNSAFQELTSHMGLPDVSIKQFSMTHDIRNLLMFVDVVLYGSLRQEPGFPPLLLRSMSSETPVVAPNLTVITKYVSDGVHGFLFDSADPSTISSAFIQILGEKKLLDTAYSVALEGKLLSKNMLAHDCIKAHVKLLESVIHFPSYAKLPSSVSKVQERTWLWDPFEMKVVLENNLLEDESHISTKAVDILREFPQSTQTTYADTNDTSYDYPRLSDWYDLSEIEIFEDIERREMEEIDERVERPLLSWDEVYKNARKSERLKPEGNERDEGELERTGQPVCIYEIYSGEGAWPFLHHGSLYRGVTLSKVGRRPRSDDVDAVTRLSVLDNPYYRDLLCEFGAMFAIANRVDNVHKLPWIGFQSWRAAGRKVSLSESAEKTLEEITSGESNEDVVYYWSPMDMDQTSDFWLTCDSLNAGNCRSLFEDAFRTMYGLPENVMALPPMPSDGDHWSTLHSWVMPTPSFLKFIMFSRIFVDSLHSLNVNSTEPTSCFLGASEPERRHCYCRILEVLVNVWAYHSGRKMVYLNPFTGDTREQHLLDKRNRMWVKFFDFTLLKSMDEDLAEEADDGMHPGNDQWLWPLTGQVFWPGIADREREEKYIKKLDKKLKNKVKLLERQKSGYKQKPLGQ; from the exons ATGTGGCGGCGCGGGGCGCACGCCGACGCCGCGCACCATCTCCCCACCGCGGGCCCGGgcgcgtcctcctcctcctcctccgccaccgccgccgcggcgcggaGACGGCGGCGCCCGGGGCTGCCGTGCCGCCCGAGCCACCTCTTCTTCGCGCTCCTCGTGGCGCTCTTCACCGCCTCCCTGCTAGTGGTCTGGCAGCTGCTCCCcatcggcgacggcggcgcggcggagggggagggggaggacgGGGAGGCGCCGCCGCTGTCGCGCCTCGAGGGAGGCCAAGCCGGGGCGATGCGGTTCTCGTCCTCCAGCCTAGTGCTGCGCGCGTTCGACGGCGAGAGCCGGCTCGAGGCCGCGAGATCCGAGCGGCGGCGGTGGGCCATCCTCGCGCCCGTCAGGGTAGCGCTC GCAGTTGGAAATATGAACATAGATGCACAATCTCTGATGCTTGCAACTGTTGCCAAAAGTCTTGTGAGTCTGGGCTACGAAGTTGAG GTTTTAGCGTTTACAGATGGGAAAGCTCGTGAtatttgggaaaatatttgcCCTGTAAATATTGTGAACGTTGGGACTTTGAAATCTGTCGACTGGTCAAA GTACAATGCTGTGCTATTAAGCTCTCTCGAAGGGAAAAGGGTTGTTTCAAT TCTTATGCAGGAACCGTTCCGGCTTCTACCAGTGGTTTGGCTTATACATGAAGACACTCTTGGACAGCGTCTTAGAAATTATGCAGAGTTACATGATTCCATTCCAAATATCATTGAAGATTGGAGGGCTCATTTTAATGCATGCGCTTATGTTGTTTTTCCAGATAGCTACCTTCCT TTCTTGTACTCGCCTCTTGATTCTGGAAACTTTTTGGTGATTTCTGGTTCTCCAGTTGATATCTGGGCTGCTAAAAGATTTGGCTCATCACATTCTGAAGAAACTATAAGAAAGCAACATGGGATTGGAAAAGATGATGTCGTTATTTTGGTCATTGGAAGCTACTTGTTCTTTGATGATTTACCATGGGATTATGTCACAGTCATGCGTGCATCAGCTCCACAAATTTTGGATATAGCAAAAACTAAAAAACTGAAAGTGCAGTTTATTTTTTTCTGTGGAAATGGCTCTGATGCCTACAACTCTGCTTTCCAG GAACTTACCTCGCACATGGGTTTACCTGATGTCTCCATAAAGCAATTTTCCATGACTCATGATATTAGAAACCTGTTAATGTTTGTGGATGTTGTTCTCTATGGATCTTTAAGACAAGAGCCTGGCTTCCCTCCTTTGTTATTGCGGTCCATGTCCTCTGAAACTCCAGTTGTTGCACCAAATCTTACTGTTATAACAAAATAT GTCAGTGATGGTGTCCATGGCTTCCTTTTCGATTCTGCCGACCCAAGCACGATTTCTTCAGCTTTCATACAAATTTTAGGAGAAAAAAAGCTTTTGGATACTGCCTATTCTGTTGCTCTGGAAGGGAAGCTACTTTCCAAGAACATGTTAGCACATGATTGTATTAAAGCTCATGTTAAGCTTCTTGAAAGTGTTATTCATTTTCCTTCATATGCAAAATTGCCATCTTCTGTTTCTAAAGTTCAAGAACGAACATGGCTGTGGGATCCTTTTGAGATGAAAGTTGTACTAGAAAATAATTTGTTGGAAGATGAAAGCCATATCAGCACAAAGGCTGTTGATATTCTTAGAGAATTCCCTCAAAGTACCCAAACAACTTATGCTGATACCAATGATACTTCATATGATTACCCTCGTTTGTCCGATTGGTATGACTTAAGTGAAATTGAAATCTTTGAAGACATTGAGAGGAGAGAAATGGAGGAG ATTGATGAAAGAGTGGAAAGACCTTTGTTATCATGGGATGAAGTGTACAAAAACGCTCGTAAATCAGAAAGGCTAAAGCCAGAAGGAAATGAACGTGACGAAGGTGAACTAGAAAGGACTGGGCAACCTGTGTGTATATATGAGATCTATAGTGGAGAGGGGGCATGGCCATTTTTACACCATGGGTCTTTGTATCGTGGTGTTACACTT TCAAAAGTTGGAAGGCGACCGAGATCAGATGATGTTGATGCCGTTACCAGGCTTTCAGTTCTAGACAACCCATACTATCGAGATCTTCTTTGTGAATTTGGTGCTATGTTTGCCATTGCGAACAGAGTTGATAATGTACATAAGTTACCATGGATAGGTTTCCAGTCATGGCGGGCTGCTGGAAGAAAG GTATCCTTGTCTGAAAGTGCTGAAAAAACCTTAGAGGAAATTACGTCTGGAGAAAGTAACGAGGATGTCGTATACTACTGGTCACCAATGGATATGGACCAAACTTCTGACTTTTGGTTGACGTGTGATTCTCTAAATGCTGGCAATTGCAG ATCTCTTTTTGAAGATGCATTTAGGACTATGTATGGATTGCCAGAGAATGTCATGGCCCTTCCACCAATGCCCAGTGATGGCGATCATTGGTCTACTCTTCATAGCTGGGTCATGCCCACCCCATCATTTTTGAAATTCATCATGTTCTCAAG AATATTTGTCGATTCCCTTCATAGCTTGAATGTGAATAGTACTGAGCCAACCTCTTGCTTCCTTGGGGCATCAGAACCTGAG AGAAGGCACTGCTATTGTCGAATCCTTGAAGTCCTTGTAAATGTCTGGGCTTATCACAGTGGAAGGAAGATGGTGTACCTTAACCCTTTCACTGGGGATACCAGAGAGCAGCATCTGCTTGATAAAAGAAATAGGATGTGGGTAAAGTTCTTCGATTTCACCCTTCTGAAGAGCATGGATGAGGATCTGGCAGAAGAAGCTGATGATGGCATGCATCCTGGAAATGATCAATGGCTGTGGCCATTAACTGGTCAGGTGTTCTGGCCTGGCATTGCTGACCGGGAAAGGGAGGAGAAATATATTAAAAAGCTAGACAAAAAGCTCAAGAACAAGGTGAAATTACTTGAAAGGCAGAAGTCTGGTTACAAGCAGAAGCCCTTGGGACAATGA
- the LOC110431990 gene encoding zinc finger BED domain-containing protein RICESLEEPER 2-like gives MTQAPPPPPPQATQPPPSQPPWTALQLPQPSPRRTPPSAPATATLHPGIVGPFPGNEQPPGPYSGKFFSFGFEAPLAATVPSSSQVDELVADAIEPATGGNTNTTTLRKKKVSSSSTKQKESRVKQQKEQPAKRLKSPAATMSPLIPARSTGIRMMLSSPRVSPRLMSPSTTLANSRIHPPTSTLDKKRNNLNHGSPHLIKRRKLTSEIWEDFEAIYDGVNVAQAQCLHCHKLFKVNRDVGTSACLRHMRNCEGKTRMNQMLDQMNSGNLPLPEDWKFDPEISRQELVKLIVVHSLPFSLVEYPKFRSFVSSLNPWFQHVSRTTIKENCVNTYEYGKEKLQSLLNTISSRVSLTADLWTSKQTLGYLCVTCHFITDSWIIRKKIIKFALIDTPHDGINIFKAMLKTLNEWNIEHKVFSITLDNASNNDSFVKCLKENLVAKRMLLSQGNFFHCRCAAHVLNLIVQEGLKEMSDAIKNIRDSVKYVKSSQARKQRFEKIITEVGISSKKKPPLDVVTRWNSTYHMLNCADEYKRAFEALTQEDTQYTHQPLIEEWSMAKKLCKILEKFSDATEKLSGYKYPTSSIYFHQLWEIKLLLEEELSNEDVMVRIMVHEMRKKLQKYWDLSFLQICLPVVLDPRFKLGFLKFRLRQGFEDYSSSTYFPQVQEAFKNLYDEYFLQWGHLVPEYAKPVAEDKPNFGKSNPWADWGQHQNLIQRKRVSELDKYLEEETVPIDIEFDILQYWKMSSATYPILARMARDILAIPASTVASESAFSGGEKIINEYRSRLSSDTVEALVCLQDWLRDPSTHDDIAGCIMGDEDDDEI, from the exons ATGACgcaagcgccgccgccgccgccgccacaggCGACACAACCGCCGCCGTCGCAACCTCCATGGACGGCTCTTCAACTGCCGCAGCCATCGCCACGGAGGACTCCGCCATCAGCCCCTGCTACGGCCACCCTGCACCCCGGCATCGTTGGGCCCTTCCCTGGCAATGAGCAGCCACCAG GCCCTTACTCTGGAAAATTTTTTAGCTTTGGCTTTGAGGCTCCTCTTGCTGCTACTGTTCCCAGTTCATCACAAGTCGACGAGCTAGTTGCAGATGCAATAGAACCAGCAACTGGTGGCAATACTAACACCACTACATTGAGAAAAAAG AAAGTTTCCTCATCATCAACTAAGCAGAAGGAATCTAGAGTGAAGCAGCAAAAAGAACAACCGGCAAAACGGTTGAAATCACCAGCAGCAACAATGTCGCCACTCATTCCAGCAAGATCAACAGGGATAAGGATGATGCTATCATCCCCAAGGGTATCCCCAAGGCTGATGTCTCCATCTACGACATTAGCAAACTCCCGGATACATCCCCCAACATCTACTTTGGATAAAAAAAGAAACAACCTTAATCATG GATCTCCACATCTGATTAAAAGGCGCAAACTTACATCAGAGATATGGGAAGATTTTGAGGCAATATATGATGGTGTAAATGTGGCTCAAGCTCAGTGCTTACACTGCCAtaagttattcaaggtaaaccgTGATGTTGGTACAAGTGCTTGCCTTAGACATATGCGTAATTGTGAGGGTAAAACTAGAATGAATCAGATGTTGGATCAAATGAATTCTGGAAACCTGCCTTTGCCTGAAGATTGGAAATTTGATCCAGAAATATCCCGACAAGAATTGGTGAAGTTGATTGTTGTGCATTCATTACCTTTTAGCCTTGTTGAGTATCCAAAGTTTAGATCCTTTGTGTCTAGTTTGAATCCATGGTTTCAGCATGTTTCTAGAACCACAATCAAGGAAAATTGTGTGAACACATATGAGTATGGGAAGGAAAAGCTACAGAGTCTTTTGAACACAATATCTTCTAGAGTTTCTTTAACTGCAGACCTCTGGACCTCCAAGCAGACATTAGGGTATTTATGTGTCACTTGCCATTTCATCACTGATAGTTGGATAATCCGCAAAAAAATCATCAAGTTTGCCCTCATAGATACACCGCATGATGGTATTAACATTTTTAAAGCAATGCTAAAGACTTTGAATGAGTGGAATATAGAACATAAAGTCTTTTCAATCACATTAGACAATGCTTCAAATAATGACTCCTTTGTGAAGTGTTTGAAAGAAAACCTAGTAGCCAAGCGTATGCTTCTAAGTCAAGGAAACTTTTTTCATTGCCGGTGTGCTGCCCATGTCTTGAATCTGATAGTACAAGAGGGTTTGAAAGAAATGAGTGATGCTATAAAAAATATCAGAGATAGTGTCAAGTATGTGAAAAGCTCTCAAGCACGTAAACAAAGATTTGAAAAGATAATTACAGAGGTAGGGATATCTAGTAAGAAAAAGCCACCTCTAGATGTTGTCACTCGATGGAACTCAACGTACCACATGCTTAATTGTGCTGATGAGTATAAGAGAGCTTTTGAAGCGTTGACCCAAGAGGACACTCAATATACACATCAGCCACTAATTGAGGAATGGAGTATGGCAAAAAAGCTCTGCAAAATTCTGGAGAAATTCTCTGATGCTACTGAAAAACTATCAGGTTACAAGTACCCAACATCAAGTATTTATTTCCATCAACTTTGGGAGATAAAATTGTTGCTGGAAGAAGAGTTATCAAACGAAGATGTTATGGTTCGCATTATGGTACATGAGATGAGGAAGAAACTCCAAAAATACTGGGATCTCTCATTTTTGCAAATCTGTTTGCCAGTTGTTTTGGATCCTAGATTTAAGTTAGGCTTCCTAAAGTTCCGTCTTAGGCAAGGTTTTGAAGATTATTCATCATCCACCTACTTCCCCCAAGTACAAGAGGCATTCAAAAATCTGTATGATGAATATTTCTTGCAATGGGGTCACTTGGTCCCTGAGTATGCAAAGCCAGTAGCTGAAGATAAGCCAAATTTTGGCAAAAGTAATCCATGGGCAGATTGGGGCCAACATCAGAACTTAATTCAGAGAAAAAGAGTGAGTGAACTTGACAAGTATTTGGAAGAGGAAACAGTCCCTATAGATATAGAATTTGACATTCTACAGTACTGGAAAATGTCCTCTGCCACGTATCCGATACTTGCACGTATGGCAAGAGATATATTGGCCATTCCTGCATCTACAGTGGCATCAGAGTCAGCCTTTTCTGGTGGAGAAAAGATTATAAATGAGTATAGAAGCAGACTGTCTAGTGATACTGTAGAAGCACTTGTGTGTCTTCAAGACTGGCTTCGAG ATCCTAGTACCCATGATGACATAGCTGGATGTATTATGggagatgaagatgatgatgagatCTAA